One part of the Anaerolineales bacterium genome encodes these proteins:
- a CDS encoding Mrp/NBP35 family ATP-binding protein translates to MSKEITNETVLAALAKVKEPATQKDFVLLNAVQQLDVKGDSVALTLGLISPSHPFQAEIDKDVRKALEKAGAKKIALDFALQVPGDGRPRAGSAAGVKNTVAIASGKGGVGKSTVSVNVAAALAKAGARVGLLDSDVYGPNVPTMMGVKHLPAPPDASGHLLPAEAYGVKMMSIGFLVKPEQAMVWRGPMLHNAIRQFINDVEWGELDYLIVDMPPGTGDVQLSMAQTTPLSGGVIVTLPQQVSTDDARRGAEMFRQLRVPLMGVVENMSYLELPDGKRMEVFGKGGGEALAAEFGVPFIGAVPMESQVRAGGDSGKPIVISHPDSAAARALTEIAADIALRTSVAALAAQSQAFSIKIE, encoded by the coding sequence ATGTCCAAAGAGATCACCAACGAAACTGTATTGGCCGCGCTTGCCAAGGTCAAGGAGCCGGCCACTCAAAAAGACTTTGTCCTGCTCAATGCTGTGCAGCAACTTGATGTCAAGGGCGATAGCGTTGCTCTGACCCTGGGGCTCATTAGCCCCAGCCATCCATTCCAGGCTGAGATCGACAAGGATGTGCGCAAAGCGCTGGAGAAAGCCGGCGCCAAGAAGATCGCGCTTGATTTCGCCCTACAGGTGCCTGGCGACGGGCGCCCGCGTGCAGGCTCCGCCGCCGGCGTCAAGAACACCGTTGCCATTGCCTCGGGCAAGGGCGGGGTAGGCAAGAGCACCGTCTCCGTCAACGTAGCCGCCGCGCTCGCCAAAGCCGGCGCCCGCGTCGGCCTGCTGGACTCTGACGTGTATGGCCCCAATGTACCCACCATGATGGGCGTCAAGCACCTGCCGGCGCCGCCAGACGCCAGCGGCCATCTGCTGCCCGCCGAAGCCTACGGGGTGAAGATGATGTCGATCGGCTTTCTGGTCAAGCCGGAGCAGGCCATGGTCTGGCGTGGCCCCATGCTGCACAACGCCATTCGCCAATTCATTAATGATGTGGAGTGGGGCGAGCTGGACTATCTCATCGTGGACATGCCGCCCGGCACTGGCGATGTGCAGCTCAGCATGGCGCAGACCACGCCGCTCAGCGGCGGGGTCATCGTCACGCTGCCGCAGCAAGTCTCCACGGATGATGCCCGCCGCGGGGCTGAGATGTTCCGCCAGCTGCGCGTGCCGCTGATGGGCGTGGTCGAGAACATGAGCTATCTGGAATTGCCGGATGGCAAGCGTATGGAAGTCTTCGGCAAGGGTGGCGGCGAAGCGCTGGCTGCCGAGTTTGGTGTTCCGTTCATTGGCGCGGTACCCATGGAGTCGCAGGTGCGTGCGGGCGGCGACAGCGGCAAGCCGATCGTGATCAGCCACCCGGATTCCGCGGCGGCGCGTGCCCTCACCGAGATTGCCGCAGATATTGCCCTGCGCACTTCGGTTGCCGCTTTGGCTGCGCAAAGCCAGGCGTTCTCGATTAAAATCGAGTGA
- a CDS encoding cupredoxin family copper-binding protein — MNSPIFKRIALATILLLLLSACGGAPAATTEPPAATDHVDQPTEAPTQASAPTEAEEESEDSGGDTVTIANFSFGPGTLTVKAGTTVTWRNNEDAPHTVTADDGSFGSNTLGQGDSFSFTFDTPGTYDYHCQFHGGAGHAGMSGTIVVEE; from the coding sequence ATGAATTCGCCCATTTTCAAACGCATTGCTCTCGCTACCATCCTGCTCTTGCTGTTGAGCGCCTGCGGCGGCGCACCCGCCGCCACCACAGAGCCGCCTGCGGCCACCGACCATGTGGACCAACCCACCGAAGCTCCTACGCAAGCGTCAGCCCCTACCGAGGCGGAGGAAGAGAGTGAAGACAGCGGCGGCGACACTGTCACCATCGCCAACTTCTCCTTTGGCCCCGGCACGCTCACTGTAAAGGCCGGCACCACTGTGACCTGGCGCAACAATGAGGATGCGCCGCACACGGTAACCGCTGACGACGGCAGCTTTGGCAGCAACACGCTAGGCCAAGGCGATAGCTTCAGCTTCACCTTTGACACTCCGGGCACGTATGACTACCATTGCCAGTTCCATGGCGGTGCTGGCCATGCCGGCATGTCGGGCACGATCGTGGTTGAAGAGTAA
- a CDS encoding ABC transporter substrate-binding protein, translating to MRAVSLVPSITESLFELGLGDSVVGITDYCIYPAEALAGLPRIGGTKNPNLPAIIALQPDVVFANQEENTQTAVEGLRAAGVNVVLHFPQTVEQALADLAGIAALFGRLTAQQRVAQLAEQVAAARRLALQPLRTFVPVWYEEGDPQWWMTLNQHTFTHDVLTLCGFDNVFAQRERRYPLAADLGRATPKPAAGRDTRYPRVTTAEIAAAQPEAALLPSEPYAFTAADAQRLADALGDQLPAQRIHLVDGSLLTWPGTRLGQAITALQALHATLSSASHSK from the coding sequence ATGCGGGCTGTTTCTCTTGTGCCATCCATTACAGAGAGCTTGTTCGAGCTTGGCCTCGGCGACAGCGTCGTGGGCATCACGGATTATTGCATATATCCCGCTGAGGCTCTGGCAGGCTTGCCGCGCATCGGCGGCACAAAGAACCCAAACCTGCCCGCCATCATCGCCTTGCAGCCGGATGTGGTCTTTGCCAACCAGGAAGAGAATACCCAGACCGCCGTCGAAGGCCTGCGGGCGGCGGGCGTGAATGTGGTGCTGCACTTTCCGCAGACAGTGGAGCAGGCGCTGGCGGATCTCGCCGGCATTGCCGCCCTGTTTGGCCGCCTGACGGCGCAGCAACGCGTGGCCCAATTAGCGGAGCAAGTCGCCGCCGCCCGGCGGCTGGCGCTGCAACCGTTGCGCACCTTTGTGCCCGTGTGGTACGAGGAGGGTGATCCGCAGTGGTGGATGACCCTGAACCAGCACACCTTCACGCATGATGTGCTGACCCTGTGTGGCTTTGACAATGTATTCGCCCAGCGTGAGCGCCGCTATCCGCTGGCGGCCGACCTGGGCCGCGCAACCCCCAAGCCCGCCGCGGGACGCGACACGCGCTATCCGCGTGTAACCACCGCCGAGATTGCCGCTGCGCAGCCAGAGGCGGCCCTGCTGCCTTCTGAGCCGTATGCTTTTACTGCAGCAGACGCGCAGCGTCTGGCGGATGCGCTGGGCGACCAGCTGCCTGCCCAGCGCATTCACCTGGTGGATGGCAGCTTGCTCACCTGGCCTGGCACGCGCCTGGGGCAGGCCATTACGGCGCTGCAAGCACTGCACGCTACGCTCAGCTCAGCCAGCCACAGCAAGTAG
- a CDS encoding DMT family transporter gives MNSLQRRTGILFGLLAAAIWGGMYVVSKVVLEVVPPFTLLTLRLLLGIASLAAWVSWQRAWPQLSRGQWLRLLAVGTLGYGVSLGFQFAGTQLSTAANGAVITAATPAFVFLFAWLLLRERIGWRQVAALLLSTAGVLMIIDPFQVRLDSELGVGNLLLVGAAVTWALYSVLVRQSTQQVDPLAFTLISFIGGLLVALPAAALELRTQTVGAATPGVALGIVYLGVISTAVAAYLWNKAFAVLPAGMAALTFFAQPLVGAGLGIGLLGEPFTLQFAAGAALILLCLWMAAQPDRIN, from the coding sequence ATGAATTCTTTGCAACGTCGCACCGGCATTCTATTTGGCCTGCTGGCTGCCGCCATCTGGGGCGGTATGTATGTGGTCAGCAAAGTGGTGCTGGAGGTTGTGCCGCCTTTCACCTTGCTAACTCTGCGTTTGCTGCTGGGGATTGCCAGTCTGGCCGCCTGGGTCAGCTGGCAGCGTGCCTGGCCGCAGCTAAGCCGCGGCCAGTGGCTGCGGTTGTTGGCGGTGGGCACGCTGGGCTATGGCGTTTCGTTGGGCTTCCAGTTTGCCGGCACGCAGCTTTCCACCGCAGCCAACGGGGCGGTCATTACTGCGGCAACGCCGGCTTTCGTGTTCCTGTTCGCCTGGCTGCTGCTGCGCGAGCGCATTGGCTGGCGCCAGGTCGCCGCTTTGCTCCTTTCCACTGCGGGTGTGCTGATGATCATTGACCCCTTCCAAGTTCGTCTAGATTCAGAGCTGGGAGTAGGGAATCTCCTGTTGGTTGGCGCCGCAGTGACCTGGGCGCTGTATTCCGTCTTGGTGCGGCAATCCACCCAGCAAGTCGATCCCTTGGCCTTCACGCTGATCTCCTTCATCGGCGGCTTGTTGGTGGCACTGCCCGCAGCCGCGCTGGAGTTGCGTACTCAGACTGTGGGTGCAGCCACTCCTGGCGTGGCGCTGGGAATTGTGTATCTGGGCGTCATCTCTACTGCGGTTGCAGCCTATTTGTGGAACAAGGCCTTCGCCGTGCTGCCTGCCGGCATGGCTGCTCTCACCTTCTTTGCCCAGCCCTTAGTGGGGGCTGGGCTGGGTATCGGCCTGCTGGGTGAGCCCTTCACCCTGCAATTCGCGGCTGGCGCTGCTCTCATTTTGCTCTGCTTGTGGATGGCGGCTCAGCCCGATAGAATCAACTAG
- the pyk gene encoding pyruvate kinase, with protein sequence MKERRAKIVATLGPSSQDSATLERMIAAGMSVARLNFSHGTHAEYEQLIQRIRAAAEKLDAPVAILQDLQGPKIRVGDLANGSVILTRGDWITLSTIDDNLGSIPVDFADLPRFVKKGGRILLDDGRLELRAEEVTDTAIQAEVIIGGTLKSNKGINLPGAYIDVPGLTTKDEQDLAKGLELGVDMVAISFVRTAEDVKRVRAFINQHAPAPDRMDVPIIAKLERSEALENLTEIVAAASGVMVARGDLGVELPPEYVPIAQKQIIDAANQAGKIVITATQMLESMILNPRPTRAEASDVANAIFDGTDAVMLSGETAMGSYPVETVRMMEAIIHESELHQYKWGHWKGSEPSLEREDAISITRAARELAQDVNVAAITVFTESGRTALLMSKAFPRVPILALTPERKTYNRMAVYAGVVPIMVALSHSIDEMLESIETNTLGLHDLKPGQKVVVISGYPIGDMRQPNLVMLHTLGQDRNKQYKRETPAK encoded by the coding sequence TTGAAAGAACGCCGAGCCAAAATCGTAGCCACGCTGGGGCCTTCCAGCCAGGATAGTGCCACGCTGGAGCGCATGATCGCTGCGGGCATGAGCGTGGCGCGCCTCAACTTCTCGCACGGAACGCACGCCGAGTATGAGCAGCTGATCCAGCGGATACGCGCCGCTGCTGAGAAGTTGGATGCGCCTGTGGCCATCCTTCAAGACCTGCAAGGCCCCAAGATCCGCGTGGGCGACCTGGCCAATGGCAGCGTCATCCTGACCCGCGGCGATTGGATCACCCTCAGCACTATTGACGACAACCTGGGTTCAATTCCAGTGGACTTTGCTGATCTGCCTCGCTTTGTCAAAAAGGGTGGCCGCATCCTGCTGGATGATGGGCGCCTGGAGCTGCGTGCAGAGGAAGTGACCGACACCGCCATTCAGGCTGAAGTCATTATCGGCGGCACCTTGAAGTCCAATAAGGGCATCAACCTGCCTGGCGCCTACATTGATGTGCCGGGGCTGACGACCAAAGACGAGCAGGACCTGGCCAAAGGCTTGGAACTGGGCGTAGATATGGTTGCGATCTCTTTTGTGCGCACCGCTGAAGATGTGAAGCGGGTACGCGCCTTCATCAACCAGCACGCCCCTGCCCCAGACCGCATGGATGTACCCATCATCGCCAAGCTGGAGCGCAGCGAAGCCCTCGAGAACCTGACTGAGATCGTGGCGGCGGCCAGCGGAGTGATGGTGGCGCGCGGCGATCTGGGTGTGGAGCTGCCGCCCGAGTATGTGCCGATCGCGCAGAAGCAGATCATTGACGCCGCCAACCAGGCGGGCAAGATCGTGATCACGGCTACGCAGATGCTCGAGTCGATGATCCTCAATCCACGCCCCACTCGCGCCGAGGCATCCGATGTGGCCAACGCCATTTTTGACGGCACGGACGCCGTCATGCTCTCGGGCGAAACCGCCATGGGCAGTTACCCGGTGGAAACGGTGCGGATGATGGAAGCCATCATCCACGAATCGGAGCTACACCAGTACAAATGGGGCCATTGGAAAGGCAGCGAGCCCTCGTTGGAGCGCGAAGACGCCATCTCCATCACGCGGGCGGCGCGTGAACTGGCTCAGGATGTTAATGTAGCCGCGATCACCGTATTCACTGAATCGGGCCGCACCGCCCTGCTGATGTCCAAAGCCTTCCCGCGTGTGCCGATCCTGGCTTTGACCCCGGAGCGCAAGACGTACAACCGCATGGCAGTGTATGCCGGCGTGGTGCCGATCATGGTCGCACTCTCGCATAGCATTGATGAAATGTTGGAAAGTATTGAAACGAACACCCTGGGCCTGCATGACCTCAAACCGGGCCAAAAGGTTGTCGTCATCTCTGGCTATCCTATCGGCGACATGCGCCAGCCCAACCTGGTGATGCTGCATACCCTGGGCCAGGACCGCAACAAGCAATACAAGCGCGAAACCCCAGCAAAATAA
- a CDS encoding universal stress protein: MHILISNYHSAETDDSALQCGLALAKDSGADCTLLYVIARPGERQQGHAALQAMQARAEALGVSATSEMRLGLLAEQIVHFANEADSNLIIMGDAKPDVFFGQLLAPPSERVLANAPCPVLIVRGLVRPPRKWLVLHSGQEAMRTLPSLLKSVGPLLSPGTQVTLLHVMSEMAASYSVSGWELSATAEELIAQGTQEGDWLKQGVGFFESYAGVAARPKVRHGTVVEEILAELHEGDYDLVVFGSHVGRGWQELLTDNVAKQLLQLSSVSALVVQRS, encoded by the coding sequence ATGCATATCTTGATTTCAAACTACCATAGCGCTGAGACTGACGACTCTGCGTTGCAGTGTGGGTTGGCGCTGGCAAAAGATAGCGGCGCAGACTGCACTTTGCTGTATGTCATTGCGCGGCCAGGCGAACGCCAGCAAGGCCACGCAGCATTGCAGGCTATGCAAGCACGCGCCGAGGCTCTGGGTGTCTCCGCCACCAGCGAGATGCGACTGGGCTTGCTTGCAGAGCAGATTGTCCATTTTGCCAACGAGGCGGACAGCAATCTCATCATTATGGGCGATGCCAAACCAGATGTGTTCTTTGGACAGTTGCTTGCACCGCCGAGTGAGCGCGTCTTAGCGAATGCGCCATGTCCTGTGCTGATTGTGCGCGGGCTGGTGCGCCCGCCGCGCAAATGGCTGGTGCTTCATAGCGGGCAAGAGGCCATGCGTACACTGCCTTCGCTGCTTAAAAGTGTAGGCCCGCTCCTGAGCCCCGGCACCCAAGTTACTCTGTTGCATGTGATGTCAGAGATGGCTGCTAGCTATAGCGTAAGCGGTTGGGAACTTTCAGCTACAGCCGAGGAGCTAATTGCCCAGGGTACCCAGGAGGGGGACTGGCTCAAGCAGGGGGTAGGTTTCTTTGAGTCTTATGCAGGCGTAGCGGCGCGCCCCAAGGTGCGCCACGGCACTGTGGTTGAAGAAATTTTGGCTGAGCTTCACGAAGGTGACTACGATCTGGTGGTCTTTGGCAGTCACGTAGGCCGCGGCTGGCAGGAGCTGCTTACAGACAATGTTGCCAAGCAGCTGCTCCAACTCTCTTCGGTCTCTGCGCTTGTAGTGCAGCGTAGCTAG